Sequence from the Fibrobacterota bacterium genome:
GGCCTTCCTCAATCTGGGTTGGCTCATCATGCTGAATATGCTGGTCTTCGCGGGAGGGGGCCTATGGCTGGATCGCCGTTTCCGTACCGCGCCTTGGCTAATGCTTACCGGCGTGCTGCTGGGGTTTTTCGGGAGCGGCTATACGCTTCTGAGAGCGGTGAAAAAGCTGGAAGCCACGGAAGCGAAAAAACCCCGAAAAGGCGATGAAACAAAGGAGAATGGCAATGGGCGCGGCCTTTAAAGCCAACCCCCTCTTTGCTATCATTCTGCCCGTTAAAAAACCCGGGGAAATCCTTTTCCGGGCACTCGGAACCGTGATCCTTGTCCATCTACAGCAAAAAAATCGCCCTGGTCATGGTTGTATTGGCCCTGACCGCCGGGGCGGTCTCTTTCCGCGTTAAAGGGTATCCCGCCGCCTTCGGCACGGGCGCGGTCGTGTTCATGGCTTTGAATGCCCTGGCCGCCCTTTATCCCCTGTATCGCTTCAAAGGGAAGAACCCCCTCAATATTTACATGATCGGCATGATCGTGCGGCTGGCGGTGATTGGC
This genomic interval carries:
- a CDS encoding AtpZ/AtpI family protein yields the protein AFLNLGWLIMLNMLVFAGGGLWLDRRFRTAPWLMLTGVLLGFFGSGYTLLRAVKKLEATEAKKPRKGDETKENGNGRGL